One window from the genome of Cryptomeria japonica chromosome 6, Sugi_1.0, whole genome shotgun sequence encodes:
- the LOC131035642 gene encoding transcription termination factor MTERF9, chloroplastic: protein MTTKLFCSMCLRRSLFLKTPSHFRFDFSNLAENNVSNSNAPSENLFAHFVTTRFNISSAVAAKMLKKEPTLGRLKTLDKVEQLADMLNRHGCTEVQIANIIRLRPSLMKTSAERVLEPKIQLLKDLGVERENIPKIVTMSPNILASKLETLRSNLEFLKSVFLTNDFLVRAIMRSPNIIVLSVQNKLKPSIAFWEGFGFHGVEFIKFLLFNLKILTCSSLSPEQRDLIRKIGIQKESKMYKYVVSIVARSRIEGLEAKIKILQLCGLSPEEVWGLVRANPVVLTKSEESIKTKMDFILNHMGLSVDFVTKYPNMISMSLDKVIWPRFLVLQSMTAMNGAGEVKPTRLGTMLMLTEAKFVARIIERHPESAALWTVYKNAIADVSKSSKIKRFSVS, encoded by the coding sequence ATGACCACCAAACTATTTTGCTCCATGTGCCTGCGGCGCAGTCTGTTTCTCAAAACGCCAAGCCATTTTCGCTTTGATTTCTCAAATCTTGCAGAGAATAATGTTAGCAACAGCAATGCCCCTTCAGAAAATCTCTTCGCGCACTTCGTTACCACCAGATTCAACATATCTTCAGCCGTCGCCGCAAAAATGTTGAAAAAGGAGCCCACATTGGGGCGGCTCAAAACCCTGGATAAGGTGGAACAGCTCGCGGACATGCTCAACAGACACGGCTGCACCGAAGTTCAAATTGCAAACATAATCAGATTGCGGCCATCGCTAATGAAGACAAGTGCGGAAAGAGTGCTGGAGCCCAAGATTCAATTGCTAAAAGATTTGGGCGTGGAGAGGGAAAATATACCCAAAATTGTAACCATGTCCCCGAATATCTTGGCCTCTAAGCTGGAGACCCTCCGTTCCAATCTTGAATTTCTCAAGTCTGTATTCCTGACCAACGATTTTCTGGTCAGAGCAATTATGAGAAGCCCCAATATAATTGTCCTGAGCGTGCAGAATAAATTGAAACCCTCGATCGCCTTTTGGGAGGGTTTCGGCTTTCATGGAGTAGAGTTCATCAAGTTTTTGTTGTTTAATCTTAAGATTTTGACTTGCAGTTCTCTGTCGCCCGAGCAACGTGATCTCATTCGCAAGATTGGCATTCAAAAGGAAAGCAAAATGTACAAATACGTTGTGAGCATCGTGGCCAGAAGCCGCATCGAAGGGTTAGAGGCCAAGATAAAGATTCTTCAGCTTTGCGGCCTCTCGCCTGAAGAAGTCTGGGGATTAGTTAGGGCTAACCCTGTAGTACTCACAAAGTCGGAGGAAAGTATTAAGACAAAGATGGACTTTATACTCAATCACATGGGACTCTCTGTAGACTTTGTGACGAAGTATCCAAACATGATTTCAATGAGTTTGGACAAGGTAATTTGGCCCAGGTTTTTGGTTTTGCAAAGTATGACAGCAATGAATGGAGCGGGGGAGGTTAAACCGACGCGACTTGGTACTATGTTGATGTTGACCGAGGCCAAGTTTGTCGCCCGGATCATAGAAAGGCACCCTGAATCCGCTGCTCTGTGGACTGTTTATAAAAATGCCATTGCTGATGTCTCAAAAAGCTCAAAGATAAAGAGGTTTTCAGTTTCTTag